The following coding sequences lie in one Arachis ipaensis cultivar K30076 chromosome B03, Araip1.1, whole genome shotgun sequence genomic window:
- the LOC107634257 gene encoding equilibrative nucleotide transporter 3-like: MATADPPTRLQGKYTAIAVCWLLGNGCLFAWNSMLTIVDYYGILFPRYHPSRVLTLVYQPFAVGTIATLAYNEERINTRFRNLFGYILFFAATLLVLVIDLATSGRGGIGTFIGICAVSGAFGIADAHVQGGMVGDLSYMHPELLQSFLAGGAASGALTSALRLVTKAAFENSKDGLRKGALLFFAITTFFELLCVILYAFVFPKVPIVKYYRSKAASEGAKTVSADLAAAGIQTSSENEDVKKQERKGKKQLLMENIDYAIDLFLIYSLTLSIFPGFLSEDTGKHSLGAWYALVLIAMYNVCDLIGRYIPLVKCIKMESRKLLTTTIVGRILLIPAFYFTAKYGDQGWMMLLTSFLGLSNGYLTVCVLTSAPKGYKGPEQNALGNILVSFLLAGIFAGVTLDWLWLIGKGW, translated from the exons ATGGCTACCGCAGATCCTCCAACGAGActtcag GGGAAGTATACAGCAATAGCAGTATGTTGGCTTCTTGGAAATGGATGTCTTTTTGCATGGAACAGTATGCTTACAATAGTAGATTACTACGGTATCTTGTTTCCG AGATACCACCCCTCAAGAGTTCTTACTCTTGTATACCAGCCATTTGCAGTTGGAACGATTGCAACACTTGCCTACAACGAAGAAAGAATAAACACAAGATTTCGGAACCTATTTGGATACATTCTTTTCTTCGCAGCCACTCTTTTGGTGTTAGTT ATAGATTTAGCAACATCTGGTAGAGGAGGAATTGGAACTTTCATTGGTATATGTGCAGTAAGTGGTGCATTTGGAATAGCAGATGCTCATGTCCAAGGTGGAATGGTGGGAGACCTTTCATATATGCATCCTGAATTGCTTCAGTCTTTCCTTGCTGGTGGAGCAGCATCAGGTGCATTAACTTCTGCTTTGAGGTTAGTTACAAAAGCTGCATTTGAGAACTCCAAAGATGGTCTTCGCAAAGGAGCAC TTCTGTTCTTTGCCATAACAACATTCTTTGAGCTTCTTTGTGTCATTCTCTATGCATTTGTGTTTCCCAAAGTACCAATTGTGAAGTATTACCGATCAAAGGCAGCATCAGAAGGAGCAAAAACTGTTTCAGCTGATCTTGCAGCCGCTGGCATCCAGACCTCATCT gaAAATGAAGATGTAAAGAAACAAGAGCGGAAAGGAAAGAAGCAATTGTTAATGGAGAACATTGATTATGCAATTGATTTGTTCCTCATATATTCTCTCACACTGTCTATCTTCCCTGGATTCTTGTCAGAAGACACTGGAAAACATAGTTTGGGAGCTTG GTATGCTCTTGTTTTGATTGCCATGTACAATGTGTGTGACTTAATCGGAAGATACATTCCCCTAGTGAAATGCATTAAAATGGAGTCTCGAAAGTTGCTCACAACAACAATAGTTGGTCGTATCTTACTTATACCGGCATTTTATTTCACTGCAAAGTATGGTGACCAAGGTTGGATGATGTTGTTGACATCTTTTTTGGGATTATCAAATGGTTATCTCACTGTCTGTGTTCTTACTAGTGCACCCAAAGGTTACAAG GGACCAGAGCAAAATGCCTTGGGAAACATATTGGTGTCGTTTCTTCTTGCAGGCATTTTTGCTGGTGTAACACTTGATTGGTTGTGGTTAATAGGTAAAGGGTGGTGA